The DNA segment GGAAACATCCAATTCAGACCAGATGTATATGGTTTAGATGAAACTTTATGGCTGGCTATGAAAAAATTCATGTAAAAGTTCTACCTTTGGTTTTTAATGAATTTCCTATACCCAGGTTTTCTTTTTGCACTGCTGGCAATAGCCATTCCTATTGCAATTCACTTATTTAATTTCAGGAAATTCAAGAAGGTATATTTTAGTAATGTACAATTCTTAAAGGAAGCCAAAGAACAGAACTCCTCCAGGGAAAAGCTAAAACATTTACTGGTTCTGATCAGCAGGATTTTTGCAGTCGTATTTTTGGTCTTTGCCTTTGCACGACCTTTTATTCCATTGTCAGCTACAGGAGAGCCGGGAAGAAGAAACCTGATTAGCATCTATATCGACAACTCCTATAGCATGGAGACGGTAAACAAGGAGGGGAATTTACTGGATGAAGCGAAAAGGAAGGCCAAAGAAATTGCGGCGGCTTATCAGCTGAATGATCAGTTCCAGCTCCTGACCAACGATTTTGAAGGGAAACATCAACGGGCAGTCAACAAAGAGGAGTTTATACAATTACTGGAGGAGTTGAAGATCTCGCCTGCAAGCAGAAGTCTGCAGCAGGTCGTCAACAGGCTGCAGCGGGAAAGCGGGGCGAACAGAAATCAGATCGCCTATTTGTTGTCCGATTTTCAGAAGAGCTTTGTAGGCATTCAGCCGATTGAGTCGGATAAAGACATCCGTTACTCACTGATTAAATTAAACGCGAATAGCCTTCCAAATATTTCTGTGGACAGCGTATGGAGCTTATCGCCTGTCCATCAGCCGAATCAGGCAGAGCAGTTCGTGGTTCAGCTTCACAACTACGGGGAAGAGGATGCTGCAGATATTCCTATAAAATTAACGATTAACCAGCAACAGAAGGCCATCAGCAATACAAAAGTCTCTGCCGGTAAATCAGTAAAAGACACTTTATCCTTTAGCGGATTACAAAAGGGATGGCAAAAAGGACTGCTTACAATTAAGGACTTTCCACTTACTTTTGATGATGCGCTGAATTTTAGTTTCCAGGTGAACACGGAAATGAACGTATTGAACATTAGTGGAGATCCTTCACAAAAATTCATTAAATCGCTGTTTGCTGCTGATCCTTATTTCAAGCTTAGCGAAATGCCGGAAGCCAATATCAAATATTCCAGCTTTTCTGATTACAGTTTGATTGTACTTAGCGGATTAAAACAACCGTCTTCCGGACTGGCTCAGCAATTGAAAAACTACGTGAAAAACGGCGGATCAGTAGTCATCTTCCCGGACCTCGATGCCAATGGTGCGATATATACCCCATTTCTAACCGCTTTATCTTTACCGGCGGTAAAACAACTCAATTCCGGACCAGCCATTACGAGTAGCATTGAATTGAAAGATCCTGTTTTCAAAGATGTATTTGATCAGGTGCCTTCCAATATGGATCTTCCGGTGGTGACCCGTTATTTCAGTTATCTGGAAAAGAATGCCGGAGGAAAACAAGGCATTCTACAATTGCCTTTGGGTCAGTTTCTTTTCGCAAGATATCCTTCCGGAGCGGGATCCATGTATTTGTCGGCCAGCTCACTGGATCCCAAAGACGGGAACCTGTCCAGACATCCGGTATTTGTACCAATGATGTTTAAAATTGCTTTCTCAAGCCTCAAGGAACAGCCTTTGTATTATACTTCAGGAGAAAGTGACCTGCTGGAACATCAGAAGATTTCTTTAGGAGCGAATCAATCCTTAACCTTAAAATCTGATGGGGTAGAAGTCATCCCTGAAGTCAGACAAATACCTGGGAAAACGCTATTGTACGTTGCCGATCAGATCCGGAAGTCCGGTTTCTACGATTTAAAGAAAGCAGATTCTGTATTGGCAGTCGTGGCCTTCAACGACAACAGGAAAGAATCTGATATGCATTATGCCACAGATCAAAACCTGACCGATTTATTCGGCAAACAAAAGATTGCGCTTTACAATTCTCAGAAAGATGCTTTGTCCTTAAATATCCAGGCAAAAAATAACAGCATAGAGTTATGGAAACTTTGCCTAATTTTGGCTGTTGTTTTTTTAGCCATTGAAATACTATTGATCCGATTTTTTAATAAAACAAAAAACATACAAACACCATGAATCTTCTCATCACTGGCGTAACTATTGCCGACCCAAACAGCCAGTTCAATCAAAAAACTTGTGATGTACGTGTAGAACAGGGCAAGATTACTGCTATTGGGAATAACCTGAACCCTGCAAACAAGGAAGAAGTTTTTGATGGAACCGGTGCAATCTTATCTCCGGGATTCTTCGACCTGAACTGCTCCATTGGGGATCCGGGTTTTGAAACCAAGGAAGATATAGAAACGGCAACCAAAGCTGCTATGTCCGGAGGTTTTACCGGCCTGGCCGTTTTACCGCATACCAAACCAGTGGTTCATTCTAAGGGAGAGGTGGCCTATATCATCAATAAAGCAAAGGGAAACCTGGTAGATGTATTGCCTGTAGGGGCAGTAAGTCATGACCTGGAAGGTAAAGAACTGGCAGAAATGTACGACATGCAGCAATCCGGAGCTGTTGCTTTCTCTGATGGCAGCAAGCCGATTACAGACGATGGTTTCATGAGCCGTGCATTGCAATATGTAAAAGGCTTCAATGGCCTGATGATGGTGCATCCTGAAAATAAATCCATAGCCGGAAAATCGCAGATCAATGAAAGTAAGACCAGTGTATTACTGGGCATGAAGGGGGTTCCTGCATTGGCGGAAGAAATGCACATCAGCAGAGATATTTTTCTGGCAACTTATCATGATGCGCCGCTACACATCAGCAACATTACTACTGCAGGATCAGTGGCATTGATCAAAAGAGCAAAAAAGGATGGAGTAAAGATCAGCTGTGATGTCGCTGCACATTACCTGGTGTTTACAGAAGAATTGTTGAACGATTTCGACAGCAACTATAAAGTGAAACCTCCTTTGCGCGGTAAGTCTGATACAAAAGCATTGTTAAATGGTTTAAAAGACGGAACTATTGATGCGGTATGCTCACAACACCGTCCACAGGAGATCGAATTTAAAGCGGTAGAATTTGAAATCGCTTCTTATGGCATCATCGCCCTGCAAACGGTTTTACCTTTACTGATCAAAGCCGGCCTGGATGCGACTCAGATTGCAGAGAAACTTTCCATCAATCCCCGCAAATTATTAAACCTTCCTGTCCCTGTGATTGCAGAAAATGAAACGGCCAATTTTACGGTTTATCATCCGGCAAAGGAATGGGAATACAATAGCACTAACAATCAATCAAAATCGGCAAATTCACCGCTTTTGAATAAAAAATTAACCGGTAAAGTTCAACTGGTATATAACAACAAACAATTACAAGCATATGGATAATCATGTAAGAACAGCGCTAATTGCGTCGTTAGATAAATTTGCTGCGGTATCTGGAAAAGATTCCATCAAATTAGAAGAAGGGTTGATCGAAGTATTTAGTAAGGATCTTGGCTTCCTTGAAAAAGTGGAGGAATTCGATGAGGTGTTTAACGACTATCCGGCTTTTGAGGAATTAAGAGAAGTTTTCTTTGACTTGCTGATGATCAATTTCTTCGCCAATGACGTGAAGAAACTGGAAGAAGATTACCTGGAATCGGATGAATGGGCAGATATTGAAGAGGAGACGATCGAAAGAGGTACAGAGCTTTTAAACCTGTTGTTGTACATCAACGAATGTCATGATGAGCGCATTAAGCCAGAGCTGGGCGACTTCCTGAAGGAATTTTTATTGGTAGAAGAAGATGAGTTCCAGGATGAATTCCATATCTATGAAGACCTGATCAGCAACCAGAACCTGGTAGAAAGCAGCATCGAAGACATCTGTAGTCATGTTGGAATGATCGAAATAGGAGAAGAAATGGAAGATTTATTTATTCCTTTCATGGCCTTCTTCCATCAGCCAAAAGAGAGCGAGCAGGTGATTATCGATTTGCAGGAATTTAGCCCGAACAAAGAGTTTGATGTTGCAGTTTATACGTTAATTGCTAATTTTAACAAAAACTAACCATTCATCAATTCAAAAGAACATGAAAGAAACAGCGACTCTTAACCAGCTATCAGCAAAAAATGGTGTCATTATCGCCATTGTGATTGTGGTACTTTCCTTAGTCACTCATTTTATCAACCCATTAATGCCTTATACGAACTTCTGGTTCCAGATCGGGATGTTTGTGCTTTGTATCGGCCTGCTAGTGTATTCTGGCAAGTCTGTCAGGACTGAATTGGGAGGGTACTGGAGTTTTGGTGATGCTTTCAAATCATTTCTGATCATTGCGCTTATTCTTACGGCAGCGACTACACTTTATAACATTTTGTTAATGACTGTTATAGATCCGGGACTTTCGGCCAAAGCTGCATCAGCAATGGAGGAAAGTCAGCGAGCGATGATGAGCAAAATGGGAATGTCTGATGAACAGGTCGATGAGGCATTGGCAAAAGCAGGAAGTATGGAAGAGAAGCTAAGGATTACGCCTAAAAATATCATCACCAGCTTTGGTGTAGGTTTGGCAATTTATAGTGTAATTGCCCTGATCCTTGCTGCTATTCTTAAAAGAAATCCTCCTCTTTTTAAAACAGGAGTTGAAGAGTAATTCTAATACAATAATATTGCAGCGTGCAGTTTTATCATTTTATTTGATGAAATTTGCACGTTGCTTTTTTTTAGCACGTTATTAAGTCATGGATATTTCTATTGTAGTTCCTTTATATAATGAAGACGAGTCTCTTCCTGAGCTGACTTCCTGGATTGCCAAGGTAATGGCAGAAAATAACTTTTCTTATGAAATCCTGTTTGTCGATGATGGAAGTACCGATAATTCATGGTCTGTAATTGAGGATTTGAAAACTCAGTTCGATGCGGTAAAAGGGATTAAATTCAGAAGGAATTACGGCAAATCAGCTGCCCTGAATGTTGCTTTCGAAGCAGCACAGGGAGATGTAGTGATCACCATGGATGCAGATTTACAGGACAGCCCGGATGAAATTCCGGAGTTGTTCCGCAGAATTAAGGAAGAGAAGCTGGACATCATCTCCGGATGGAAAAAGAAACGCTACGATCCGATCACGAAGACCATTCCTACTAAATTATTCAATGCAGCCACAAGAAAGATGTCGGGAATTCAACTGAACGATTTCAATTGCGGGCTAAAAGCATACCGTCATGACGTGGTGAAAACCATTGAAGTGTACGGGGAAATGCACCGTTATATTCCTGTAATTGCCAAATGGGCCGGTTTCAAAAAAATCGGTGAGCAGGTGGTAGAACACAGGGCCAGAAAATACGGGGTGACTAAATTCGGACTCAGCCGTTTTATCAATGGTTTCCTGGATTTGTTATCAATCTTCTTTGTTGGCAAGTTTGGGAAAAGACCCATGCACTTTTTTGGTTCGTTGGGTGTATTGAGCTTCCTGCTTGGAACTTTTATGGCTTTATGGCTGATTGGAGAGAAACTCTACCATATTGCCATGCTGATCCCATATAAAAGAGATGTGACCGACCAGCCCTTATTTTATATTGCATTAGTGGCCATTATACTGGGATCACAACTTTTCCTTACCGGATTTGTAGCGGAACTCGTGACACGTAATGCACCCGAAAGAAATGCTTATCTGATAGAAAAGGAGATCTCTTAATTCATGTTTTTCTCTATAATTATACCACTTTATAACCGCCCTCAGGAAATAGATGAGTTACTGAAAACATTAACCCATCAGAGCTATACACAGTTTGAGGTGCTGGTCATCGAAGATGGGTCTACCAATGATGCAAAGGCGATTGTACAGAAATATGAACAATTACTGGATGTGAAATATTTCTTTAAGCCCAATGAAGGACAAGGCTTTGCCAGAAATTATGGCTTTGAAAGGGCTAAAGGTGACTATTTCGTTATTTTTGACTCCGACTGCCTGATTCCGGAAGATTACCTGGAGCTTGTCAAGAACTACCTGTTTGAGCATCACCTGGATGCTTACGGCGGTCCGGATGCGGCACATGAGACTTTTACTCCTGTACAAAAAGCCATCAGCTATGCCATGACCTCCCCGTTTACCACCGGAGGAATCAGAGGCAATAAAAAACACATCGGGCAATTCCATCCCCGAAGCTTCAATATGGGGGTGTCCCGCGAAGTTTATGAAAAAGTCGGTGGATTTATCCTCACCCGTTTAGGGGAGGATATTGAATATAGCATCAGGATTCACGAGAATGGATTTAAAATTGGTTTAATTCCTGCAGCTAAAGTTTTTCACAAAAGAAGGACGAGTTTTAGTCAGTTTTATAAACAACTGCACTTTTTCGGAAGAGCAAGGATCAATATTTACAAACATTTTCCTTCCGAGTTGAAATTAGTACATTTTTTTCCGGCAGCATTCAGCTGTTTTGTCTTATTTAGTGTATTAATGAACATCTTATGGCCAACTTTGGCTTATATCTGTGATTTTATATTATTGGTATACTTTGTGATGATCTTTTTTCATTCCTGGCAAGTCAATAAGTCAGTAAAGGTTGCTTTTTTTAGTATAATTGCATCGTTTATTCAACTAACCGCTTATGGGTTAGGGTTTATGCAAGATTTTTTTAAGCGTGTAGTATTTAAACAACAATGATAAATTTTTTAAAGGAGAGTACATTTACAGTGAATGAGGTAATTGTCAAAGCATGGGCGGTTACCAGAAGGAATTACTTCTCTATCGCTACACTATGCTTTTTAATGTTCATCACCTCTAATGCATCAGGTTTGATGGCATTTTTTCTGAAAGATGTGAATAAAGGTCTGAGTGCGCTAATGGCACTGGTTTTTATCATGTTCTATTTCACGATCAACCTTTCTCTTTTTCGTTATATTTTCCATTTACTGGATGATGAAGAACGTGATGTGAGCATCGTGAGTACCATTCCGACCAAGCGGCAAATTATTAAATTCCTGATTGGAATGTTGTATTTCATCCTTTGCATCGCAGGGGTGTATACGGTAGTCATTCTTCTTGCTTTTCCTTTTATTTATACGGGAATCAGAATGGAGATCATTACCAATATTGCGATTTCTATCGGGATCATCGCCATGTTTATTACCTGGGTAAGGATTTCTTTTTATCCATTCTTTATCCTTGATAAGAATCTTGCACCTTTTGCATCGATTAAATATAGTCTGGCTACTACAAGAGGGAATTTTACCAAGATCTTATTGCTGTTATTGATATTGGGGAGTTTTTACCTGTTATGCATGTTCTTTGGTTATATCAAATGGCCGATCATTGCTTTCCTTTTAAATATTCTAAGCTCTTTTATCATTGTTCCTTTATCGAGTGTTGCCCTGACTATTGCTTATCGCAAAATGGTAAGTGAATACAAAGGCGAAGGAGAACCAGACATTTTACACAATATAGTTTAAAACGCGTTTATGGGATTAAAAGCGGCATTAAGTAAACCGTTTGCTGCTCTTGTTGTTAAGGGCATCAATAAATGGAAAAAAAATGCAGTAGGTGCTCAGCAGACCATTCTGGTACAACTCATCGACTCCGCAAAGGATACTGCTTTTGGTAAAGATCATGATTTCGGAAACATCCGGAATTATGAAGACTTTAAGAAAAACGTACCTATCAGGGATTATGAAGGCTTGAGGTCTTATATCGACAGGGTAGTGGAAGGCGAGGCCGACGTGATGTGGAAGGGGAAACCGGAATACTTTGCCAAGACTTCAGGCACAACCTCGGGTGTCAAATACATTCCGATTTCTAAGGAATCTATGCCGGAGCATATTAAAGCTGCCAGAAATGCCTTGTTAACTTATATCCATGAAACGGGCAAAGTGAAGTTCATCAATGGGAAAATGATCTTTTTACAGGGAAGTCCGGTGATGCATAAAAAGAACGGCATCAATGTAGGCCGTTTATCCGGTATCGTTGCCCATCTTGTTCCTAAATATTTGCAGAAAAACCGTTTGCCTTCTTATGAAACCAATTGCATTGAAGATTGGGAAGAAAAGGTAGATGCGATTGTTTCAGAAACTTTTCATCAGAACATGACTTTGATCTCGGGGATTCCACCTTGGGTACAAATGTATTTTGACAAGCTTGCCGAGAAATCCGGCGGAAAAAAAATCAAAGATATCTTTCCTGAATTTAGCCTCTTCGTTTATGGCGGGGTAAATTACGAACCTTATCGTGCGAAGATAGAAGAGAGCATTGGAAGGAAGATTGATGCAATTGAAACTTATCCTGCTTCAGAAGGATTTATCGCTTATCAGGATAGTCAGCAGGATAAAAGCTTATTGCTGTTGGCAAAAGCAGGTATGTTTTATGAGTTTATTCCTGCAGATGAATATTATAATGAAAATCCAACACGTTTAAGTCTGGCAGAAGTAGAGCTGGAGCAAAATTATGCTTTGATTCTGAATACGAATGCCGGATTATGGGGTTACAGCATTGGTGACACGGTTAAGTTTGTTTCCAAAGATCCTTATAAGATTATGGTAACGGGTAGAATTAAACATTTTATCTCCGCTTTTGGAGAACATGTGATTGGCGAGGAAGTAGAACATGCGTTGCTATCCGTGGCGAATGAAGAAGGTGTAGGTATCACCGAATTTACCGTGGCCCCACAAGTGAGTACCCCGCAGGGAGAATTGCCTTACCATGAATGGTTTGTGGAATTCTCGGCCGCCCCGAAAGACCTTCTTGCTTTTAGTAAAAAGGTAGATAAGGCTTTGCAAAAGAAGAATATTTACTATTTTGACCTCATTGAAGGAAAAATACTGCAACCTTTAATCATTCGTTCCCTTCAAAAAGATGCATTTGTAAGCTATATGAGGGGACAGGGTAAGCTCGGCGGACAAAATAAAGTTCCCCGTTTATCAAATGACAGGAAGATTGCGGATGATTTAAGTAGTTTTACAATTCGTCATAGGGACGAGCAACAAGAAGAATCTAATTGAAAAATATAGCTATACTAGGTGCTACGGGTTCTGTAGGAACTCAAGCCTTAGCTGTAATCCAGGCAAACCCGGGATTATACAAGGTTTCAGCACTAACCGCTCAATCGAATGCCGCATTGTTAATCAGTCAGGCGTTAACGTTCCTGCCGGATTTGGTGGTGATCGGTGATGAAAATCAATATCAGGCGGTAAAATCCGCATTGTCAGGAACTGTGATCCGCGTGTTGGCAGGAGAAGAAGCTTTATGTGAAGCCGCATCCTTAGCCGAGGTAGATATGGTGCTGACAGCGATTGTGGGTTCCGTAGGTTTACGACCAACTATAGCGGCTATAGAAGCAGGAAAAGAGATCGCCCTTGCGAACAAGGAAACACTTGTTGTAGCTGGAGATCTGATTACCCGGCTGGCCAAAAAATATGGGGTAAGTATCATTCCGGTAGATTCTGAACATTCGGCAATTTTTCAATGTCTGGTAGGCGAGGGGAATGAGTCGATTGAAAAGATTTACCTGACGGCATCCGGTGGCCCTTTCAGAGGAAAAGACCGGGAATTTTTGGCCAATGTGACTAAAGTCCAGGCTCTGAAACACCCGAACTGGGTGATGGGTGCCAAGATCACCATTGACTCTGCTTCCTTAATGAATAAAGGGTTGGAAGTGATCGAAGCCAAATGGTTGTTTGACCTGGAGGCTGATCAGATTGATGTGATCGTACATCCCCAATCGATCATCCATTCCATCGCACAGTTTAAAGACGGATCGATGAAAGCGCAAATGGGCGTTCCGGACATGAGACTGCCAATTCACTATGCTTTAGCCTATCCTCATAGAATAAGCAGCGACTTTAGGCGTTTTAACTTTCTGGACTATCCTGAACTGAGCTTTTATAAGGCGGATAACGATACTTTTAGAAATCTGGATCTGGCCTATGTTGCACTACGCAAAGGAGGAAACATGCCTTGCATCATTAATGCCGCAAATGAGGTGGTGGTTAATGCCTTTTTACAGGATCAGATCGGTTTTTTACAGATGAGTGATGTAATTGAACAATGCATGGAAGAAATTGCATTTATTGATGAACCAGGCCTGAATAATTATTTAGAAACGGATCATCATACGCGTATATTTGCCAATCAATTAGTAACAAAATAGAATTTTAACAATCAAAATAAAAACATTTAATATAAGATATGAGCGGATTGATTATGGCTGCCCAGTTACTTCTGGGGTTATCGATACTGGTAATTTTACACGAATTAGGACATTTTCTGGCGGCACGTGCCTTTGGGATTAAAGTGGAGAAGTTTTATTTGTTTTTTGATGCCTGGGGTGTCAAATTGTTTAGTTTCAAACGTGGTGATTGTGAATACGGAATAGGATGGTTGCCGCTTGGTGGCTATGTGAAAATTGCAGGGATGATCGATGAATCAATGGACACTGAGGCAATGAAACAACCGGCACAACCCTGGGAATTCAGGTCTAAACCAGCATGGCAACGTTTAATCGTGATGCTGGGCGGGGTAATCGTAAATATTGTAGTGGGTATTTTCATCTTCTGGATGATGACTTTCAAGTATGGGGAAACGTATATTCCAAATAGCTCTGTTCTTAATGGAATTAATCCGGGAGTAATCGGTAAAGAAATAGGCTTACAAAGAGGTGATAGGGTAATTGCCGTAAATGGTAAGAAAGTGATCCGCTTTGAGGAGCTGATCAGCTCGAAAGTATTACTGGGTAATACGACGCTGACGGTTGTTCGTGGTAACAAAACATTAGATGTTAAAGTTCCTGATAATATCCTGAACAAGGTTTCTGACCTTGGGATCGAAGAGTTTATCAGCAGGGTTCCTTTACTGAGTACTACAGTAGATAGCATTATCGCAGGGAAGGCTGCTGCTAAAGCCGGACTGCAAAAAGGAGATCAGATTTTGTTAGTTAACAATGTTCCGGTTAAGTCAAATGTAGATCTTAGGGAACAGCTTGAAAAATACAAAGGAAAAACAGCAGATTTTGCGGTAAACCGTGCCGGAAAAACAATAGATTATAAGATTCCTGTTGATACTGCAGGTACCATAGGCTTTGCTTTTAATATCAATGAGATTAAACAGGAAACCA comes from the Pedobacter sp. FW305-3-2-15-E-R2A2 genome and includes:
- a CDS encoding 1-deoxy-D-xylulose-5-phosphate reductoisomerase; the protein is MKNIAILGATGSVGTQALAVIQANPGLYKVSALTAQSNAALLISQALTFLPDLVVIGDENQYQAVKSALSGTVIRVLAGEEALCEAASLAEVDMVLTAIVGSVGLRPTIAAIEAGKEIALANKETLVVAGDLITRLAKKYGVSIIPVDSEHSAIFQCLVGEGNESIEKIYLTASGGPFRGKDREFLANVTKVQALKHPNWVMGAKITIDSASLMNKGLEVIEAKWLFDLEADQIDVIVHPQSIIHSIAQFKDGSMKAQMGVPDMRLPIHYALAYPHRISSDFRRFNFLDYPELSFYKADNDTFRNLDLAYVALRKGGNMPCIINAANEVVVNAFLQDQIGFLQMSDVIEQCMEEIAFIDEPGLNNYLETDHHTRIFANQLVTK
- the rseP gene encoding RIP metalloprotease RseP; amino-acid sequence: MSGLIMAAQLLLGLSILVILHELGHFLAARAFGIKVEKFYLFFDAWGVKLFSFKRGDCEYGIGWLPLGGYVKIAGMIDESMDTEAMKQPAQPWEFRSKPAWQRLIVMLGGVIVNIVVGIFIFWMMTFKYGETYIPNSSVLNGINPGVIGKEIGLQRGDRVIAVNGKKVIRFEELISSKVLLGNTTLTVVRGNKTLDVKVPDNILNKVSDLGIEEFISRVPLLSTTVDSIIAGKAAAKAGLQKGDQILLVNNVPVKSNVDLREQLEKYKGKTADFAVNRAGKTIDYKIPVDTAGTIGFAFNINEIKQETIKYGFFAALPIGIDQAWKTFSDNGKGIWKVLTGKIKANKAFSGPVEIARKVYGGEWIWARFWASTGFISIALAFMNLLPIPALDGGHVIFLLVEMVKGKPLSDKFLERAQIVGFVMLLALMVFVLGNDIFKAFFKA
- a CDS encoding glycosyltransferase, which translates into the protein MFFSIIIPLYNRPQEIDELLKTLTHQSYTQFEVLVIEDGSTNDAKAIVQKYEQLLDVKYFFKPNEGQGFARNYGFERAKGDYFVIFDSDCLIPEDYLELVKNYLFEHHLDAYGGPDAAHETFTPVQKAISYAMTSPFTTGGIRGNKKHIGQFHPRSFNMGVSREVYEKVGGFILTRLGEDIEYSIRIHENGFKIGLIPAAKVFHKRRTSFSQFYKQLHFFGRARINIYKHFPSELKLVHFFPAAFSCFVLFSVLMNILWPTLAYICDFILLVYFVMIFFHSWQVNKSVKVAFFSIIASFIQLTAYGLGFMQDFFKRVVFKQQ
- a CDS encoding glycosyltransferase family 2 protein, whose amino-acid sequence is MDISIVVPLYNEDESLPELTSWIAKVMAENNFSYEILFVDDGSTDNSWSVIEDLKTQFDAVKGIKFRRNYGKSAALNVAFEAAQGDVVITMDADLQDSPDEIPELFRRIKEEKLDIISGWKKKRYDPITKTIPTKLFNAATRKMSGIQLNDFNCGLKAYRHDVVKTIEVYGEMHRYIPVIAKWAGFKKIGEQVVEHRARKYGVTKFGLSRFINGFLDLLSIFFVGKFGKRPMHFFGSLGVLSFLLGTFMALWLIGEKLYHIAMLIPYKRDVTDQPLFYIALVAIILGSQLFLTGFVAELVTRNAPERNAYLIEKEIS
- a CDS encoding GH3 auxin-responsive promoter family protein, encoding MGLKAALSKPFAALVVKGINKWKKNAVGAQQTILVQLIDSAKDTAFGKDHDFGNIRNYEDFKKNVPIRDYEGLRSYIDRVVEGEADVMWKGKPEYFAKTSGTTSGVKYIPISKESMPEHIKAARNALLTYIHETGKVKFINGKMIFLQGSPVMHKKNGINVGRLSGIVAHLVPKYLQKNRLPSYETNCIEDWEEKVDAIVSETFHQNMTLISGIPPWVQMYFDKLAEKSGGKKIKDIFPEFSLFVYGGVNYEPYRAKIEESIGRKIDAIETYPASEGFIAYQDSQQDKSLLLLAKAGMFYEFIPADEYYNENPTRLSLAEVELEQNYALILNTNAGLWGYSIGDTVKFVSKDPYKIMVTGRIKHFISAFGEHVIGEEVEHALLSVANEEGVGITEFTVAPQVSTPQGELPYHEWFVEFSAAPKDLLAFSKKVDKALQKKNIYYFDLIEGKILQPLIIRSLQKDAFVSYMRGQGKLGGQNKVPRLSNDRKIADDLSSFTIRHRDEQQEESN
- a CDS encoding DUF4199 domain-containing protein, which codes for MKETATLNQLSAKNGVIIAIVIVVLSLVTHFINPLMPYTNFWFQIGMFVLCIGLLVYSGKSVRTELGGYWSFGDAFKSFLIIALILTAATTLYNILLMTVIDPGLSAKAASAMEESQRAMMSKMGMSDEQVDEALAKAGSMEEKLRITPKNIITSFGVGLAIYSVIALILAAILKRNPPLFKTGVEE
- a CDS encoding dihydroorotase, which codes for MNLLITGVTIADPNSQFNQKTCDVRVEQGKITAIGNNLNPANKEEVFDGTGAILSPGFFDLNCSIGDPGFETKEDIETATKAAMSGGFTGLAVLPHTKPVVHSKGEVAYIINKAKGNLVDVLPVGAVSHDLEGKELAEMYDMQQSGAVAFSDGSKPITDDGFMSRALQYVKGFNGLMMVHPENKSIAGKSQINESKTSVLLGMKGVPALAEEMHISRDIFLATYHDAPLHISNITTAGSVALIKRAKKDGVKISCDVAAHYLVFTEELLNDFDSNYKVKPPLRGKSDTKALLNGLKDGTIDAVCSQHRPQEIEFKAVEFEIASYGIIALQTVLPLLIKAGLDATQIAEKLSINPRKLLNLPVPVIAENETANFTVYHPAKEWEYNSTNNQSKSANSPLLNKKLTGKVQLVYNNKQLQAYG
- a CDS encoding BatA domain-containing protein, coding for MNFLYPGFLFALLAIAIPIAIHLFNFRKFKKVYFSNVQFLKEAKEQNSSREKLKHLLVLISRIFAVVFLVFAFARPFIPLSATGEPGRRNLISIYIDNSYSMETVNKEGNLLDEAKRKAKEIAAAYQLNDQFQLLTNDFEGKHQRAVNKEEFIQLLEELKISPASRSLQQVVNRLQRESGANRNQIAYLLSDFQKSFVGIQPIESDKDIRYSLIKLNANSLPNISVDSVWSLSPVHQPNQAEQFVVQLHNYGEEDAADIPIKLTINQQQKAISNTKVSAGKSVKDTLSFSGLQKGWQKGLLTIKDFPLTFDDALNFSFQVNTEMNVLNISGDPSQKFIKSLFAADPYFKLSEMPEANIKYSSFSDYSLIVLSGLKQPSSGLAQQLKNYVKNGGSVVIFPDLDANGAIYTPFLTALSLPAVKQLNSGPAITSSIELKDPVFKDVFDQVPSNMDLPVVTRYFSYLEKNAGGKQGILQLPLGQFLFARYPSGAGSMYLSASSLDPKDGNLSRHPVFVPMMFKIAFSSLKEQPLYYTSGESDLLEHQKISLGANQSLTLKSDGVEVIPEVRQIPGKTLLYVADQIRKSGFYDLKKADSVLAVVAFNDNRKESDMHYATDQNLTDLFGKQKIALYNSQKDALSLNIQAKNNSIELWKLCLILAVVFLAIEILLIRFFNKTKNIQTP